In a single window of the Montipora capricornis isolate CH-2021 chromosome 11, ASM3666992v2, whole genome shotgun sequence genome:
- the LOC138024666 gene encoding lipoamide acyltransferase component of branched-chain alpha-keto acid dehydrogenase complex, mitochondrial-like isoform X1, with amino-acid sequence MASRFVIRNLRSGGNIRRLCQQSRPLLAIKHATCSCATLNRTTSDTLRKYSVNPRQTIRNLRTTADSFHDQGLNGEIISFQLSDIGEGIAEVTIKEWFVKPGDHVNQFDSICEVQSDKASVTITSRYDGTIRKIYFEVDDLAKVGQPLVDIELSSQTESNVNTGPSPAEDVMAAQQKPKPTHAIEEPLPPPPSSPQSSASPTMPSSAPPPSQKDSQVGNTGKVLATPSVRKIAMDHNISLSDVPGTGRDGRILKEDILFYIQEMKTAADAPPPTVDVGAAPPTPIRRPEVTLEDRTEPIKGIRKVMMKTMTASLAIPHFGYMDEIILDELVRLKKYSQGPFQSRGVKLTYMPMFIKATSMALSHFPILNSSVDSECKNLTYKGSHNIGVAMDTQQGLLVPNVKNVQNKSIIDIAIELNRLHALGLSGRLSPDDLTGGTFSLSNIGSLGGTYAKAVIMPPEVAIGAIGRIQEVPRFDKDGNIYKAHVVGVSWSADHRVIEGATMARFSNLWKSYLENPASMLIDLR; translated from the exons ATGGCGTCCAGATTTGTCATACGAAACTTGAGATCGGGAGGAAATATTCGACGACTTTGCCAACAA AGCCGTCCACTTCTAGCGATTAAACATGCGACTTGCTCATGTGCAACTTTGAATCGGACGACTTCGGACACTTTGCGAAAG TATTCAGTAAATCCACGACAGACCATAAGAAACTTGCGGACAACGGCAG ATTCTTTTCATGATCAAGGTTTAAATGGAGAAATAATATCATTCCAGTTGTCTGATATTGGAGAGGGAATTGCTGAAGTTACAATAAAAGAATG GTTTGTGAAACCAGGTGACCATGTGAATCAATTTGACAGTATTTGCGAAGTTCAAAGTGATAAG GCCTCAGTTACAATAACAAGTCGCTATGATGGTACCATCAGAAAAATTTACTTTGAGGTTGATGATCTGGCCAAGGTTGGACAGCCTCTCGTCGACATAGAATTATCATCTCAAACTGAAAGCA ATGTTAACACAGGGCCTAGTCCAGCTGAAGATGTCATGGCAGCACAGCAGAAGCCCAAACCAACTCATGCCATTGAAGAACCTCTCCCTCCTCCACCATCCTCCCCACAGTCATCAGCATCTCCGACAATGCCATCTTCAGCCCCACCCCCATCACAAAAAGATAGTCAAGTAGGGAATACAGGCAAGGTGCTTGCCACTCCATCAGTGCGCAAGATTGCTATGGACCATAAT ATTTCATTAAGTGATGTCCCAGGAACAGGAAGAGATGGAAGAATTCTCAAAGAAGATATTTTGTTCTACATTCAGGAAATGAAAACTGCTGCAGATG CCCCTCCCCCCACAGTGGATGTAGGAGCAGCCCCACCCACCCCAATCAGAAGACCTGAGGTGACACTTGAAGACAGAACAGAACCAATCAAAGGCATAAGGAAAGTTATGATGAAGACAATGACAGCATCCTTAGCAATTCCTCACTTTGGTTACATGGATGAAATAATCCTGGATGAGCTTGTAAg ACTCAAAAAGTACAGTCAGGGACCATTCCAGTCCAGAGGTGTGAAGCTGACTTACATGCCAATGTTCATAAAAGCAACATCAATGGCCCTGTCACACTTCCCAATACTGAACAGTTCAGTAGATTCAGAATGCAAGAATCTCACATACAAG GGATCACACAACATTGGTGTTGCTATGGACACACAACAAGGACTGTTGGTGCCCAATGTGAAAAACGTTCAGAACAAGTCCATAATTGACATTGCCATTGAGCTCAACAGACTACATGCACTTGGACTCAGCGGAAGACTATCACCAGACGACCTGACAGGCGGGACATTCAGTTTGTCAAACATTGGTTCT ctTGGAGGAACATATGCCAAAGCAGTAATAATGCCACCTGAGGTTGCCATTGGTGCTATAGGAAGAATACAG GAAGTACCCAGGTTTGATAAGgatggaaatatatacaaaGCTCATGTGGTTGGTGTTAGCTGGTCAGCTGATCACAGAGTCATTGAAGGTGCAACCATGGCACGATTCTCAAATCTCTGGAAATCATACTTGGAAAACCCAGCATCAATGCTGATAGATTTAAGATGA
- the LOC138024666 gene encoding lipoamide acyltransferase component of branched-chain alpha-keto acid dehydrogenase complex, mitochondrial-like isoform X2, protein MCNFESDDFGHFAKVFSKSTTDHKKLADNGRFVKPGDHVNQFDSICEVQSDKASVTITSRYDGTIRKIYFEVDDLAKVGQPLVDIELSSQTESNVNTGPSPAEDVMAAQQKPKPTHAIEEPLPPPPSSPQSSASPTMPSSAPPPSQKDSQVGNTGKVLATPSVRKIAMDHNISLSDVPGTGRDGRILKEDILFYIQEMKTAADAPPPTVDVGAAPPTPIRRPEVTLEDRTEPIKGIRKVMMKTMTASLAIPHFGYMDEIILDELVRLKKYSQGPFQSRGVKLTYMPMFIKATSMALSHFPILNSSVDSECKNLTYKGSHNIGVAMDTQQGLLVPNVKNVQNKSIIDIAIELNRLHALGLSGRLSPDDLTGGTFSLSNIGSLGGTYAKAVIMPPEVAIGAIGRIQEVPRFDKDGNIYKAHVVGVSWSADHRVIEGATMARFSNLWKSYLENPASMLIDLR, encoded by the exons ATGTGCAACTTTGAATCGGACGACTTCGGACACTTTGCGAAAG TATTCAGTAAATCCACGACAGACCATAAGAAACTTGCGGACAACGGCAG GTTTGTGAAACCAGGTGACCATGTGAATCAATTTGACAGTATTTGCGAAGTTCAAAGTGATAAG GCCTCAGTTACAATAACAAGTCGCTATGATGGTACCATCAGAAAAATTTACTTTGAGGTTGATGATCTGGCCAAGGTTGGACAGCCTCTCGTCGACATAGAATTATCATCTCAAACTGAAAGCA ATGTTAACACAGGGCCTAGTCCAGCTGAAGATGTCATGGCAGCACAGCAGAAGCCCAAACCAACTCATGCCATTGAAGAACCTCTCCCTCCTCCACCATCCTCCCCACAGTCATCAGCATCTCCGACAATGCCATCTTCAGCCCCACCCCCATCACAAAAAGATAGTCAAGTAGGGAATACAGGCAAGGTGCTTGCCACTCCATCAGTGCGCAAGATTGCTATGGACCATAAT ATTTCATTAAGTGATGTCCCAGGAACAGGAAGAGATGGAAGAATTCTCAAAGAAGATATTTTGTTCTACATTCAGGAAATGAAAACTGCTGCAGATG CCCCTCCCCCCACAGTGGATGTAGGAGCAGCCCCACCCACCCCAATCAGAAGACCTGAGGTGACACTTGAAGACAGAACAGAACCAATCAAAGGCATAAGGAAAGTTATGATGAAGACAATGACAGCATCCTTAGCAATTCCTCACTTTGGTTACATGGATGAAATAATCCTGGATGAGCTTGTAAg ACTCAAAAAGTACAGTCAGGGACCATTCCAGTCCAGAGGTGTGAAGCTGACTTACATGCCAATGTTCATAAAAGCAACATCAATGGCCCTGTCACACTTCCCAATACTGAACAGTTCAGTAGATTCAGAATGCAAGAATCTCACATACAAG GGATCACACAACATTGGTGTTGCTATGGACACACAACAAGGACTGTTGGTGCCCAATGTGAAAAACGTTCAGAACAAGTCCATAATTGACATTGCCATTGAGCTCAACAGACTACATGCACTTGGACTCAGCGGAAGACTATCACCAGACGACCTGACAGGCGGGACATTCAGTTTGTCAAACATTGGTTCT ctTGGAGGAACATATGCCAAAGCAGTAATAATGCCACCTGAGGTTGCCATTGGTGCTATAGGAAGAATACAG GAAGTACCCAGGTTTGATAAGgatggaaatatatacaaaGCTCATGTGGTTGGTGTTAGCTGGTCAGCTGATCACAGAGTCATTGAAGGTGCAACCATGGCACGATTCTCAAATCTCTGGAAATCATACTTGGAAAACCCAGCATCAATGCTGATAGATTTAAGATGA